In Parasphingorhabdus halotolerans, a single window of DNA contains:
- a CDS encoding DUF2282 domain-containing protein has translation MSNTLIKSTAAAAALAASATLSLSATAAEAAGAKEKCFGVALAGKNDCAAGPGTSCAGTSTINYQGNAWKYVAKDSCVKMGGTLTAHKGNAKPVAKKS, from the coding sequence ATGTCTAACACCCTTATCAAATCAACCGCTGCTGCCGCGGCCCTAGCCGCCTCTGCGACCCTTTCTCTATCGGCAACTGCTGCCGAAGCTGCTGGCGCGAAAGAAAAATGCTTCGGCGTTGCTTTGGCCGGGAAAAATGATTGTGCCGCTGGTCCAGGCACAAGCTGCGCTGGCACTTCAACCATAAATTATCAGGGTAATGCCTGGAAATATGTTGCCAAAGACAGTTGCGTTAAAATGGGCGGCACGCTCACTGCGCACAAGGGCAATGCAAAGCCTGTAGCCAAAAAGAGCTAA
- the groL gene encoding chaperonin GroEL (60 kDa chaperone family; promotes refolding of misfolded polypeptides especially under stressful conditions; forms two stacked rings of heptamers to form a barrel-shaped 14mer; ends can be capped by GroES; misfolded proteins enter the barrel where they are refolded when GroES binds) produces the protein MAGKDVKFGRDARERILKGVNTLADAVKVTLGPKGRNVVLDKSFGAPRITKDGVSVAKEIELKDKFENMGAQMLREVASKTNDVAGDGTTTATVLAQAIVKEGMKSVSAGMNPMDLKRGIDLAVDKVVADLKKRSKDVKGSEEIAQVGIISANGDVEVGQKIAEAMEKVGKEGVITVEEAKGLDFELDVVEGMQFDRGYLSPYFITNPDKMIADLENPYILIHEKKLTNLQPMLPILEAVVQAGRPLLIIAEDIEGEALATLVVNKLRGGLKIAAVKAPGFGDRRKAMLEDIAILTKGEMISEDLGIKLESVTLGMLGEAKNVTIDKDNTTIVDGAGKSKDIKARVEAIRNQIESTTSDYDKEKLQERLAKLAGGVAVIKVGGATEIEVKEKKDRVDDALHATRAAVEEGIVPGGGAALLYATSALKGLEGINEDQTRGIDIVRKALQSPVRQIAENAGFDGAVVAGKMLDQKSKEFGFNASTDVYEDLVKAGVIDPTKVVRAALQDASSVAGLLITTEAAVAELPEDKSSGGGMPDMGGMGGMGGGMGF, from the coding sequence ATGGCTGGTAAAGACGTAAAATTTGGTCGTGACGCCCGCGAACGCATCCTTAAAGGTGTAAACACGCTGGCTGATGCCGTTAAAGTAACCCTCGGCCCTAAAGGCCGTAACGTGGTTCTCGACAAATCATTTGGCGCGCCGCGCATCACCAAAGACGGTGTTTCGGTTGCCAAGGAAATCGAACTGAAAGACAAGTTCGAAAATATGGGCGCGCAGATGCTCCGCGAAGTTGCATCAAAAACCAATGATGTTGCTGGCGACGGCACCACCACGGCTACAGTGCTTGCTCAGGCGATTGTCAAAGAAGGCATGAAGTCTGTATCTGCCGGCATGAACCCGATGGATCTCAAGCGCGGCATTGACCTTGCGGTTGATAAAGTTGTCGCTGATCTCAAGAAGCGTTCGAAAGACGTCAAGGGCAGCGAAGAAATCGCACAGGTTGGTATTATTTCAGCCAATGGCGATGTTGAAGTCGGTCAGAAAATTGCTGAAGCGATGGAAAAAGTCGGCAAAGAAGGCGTGATCACGGTTGAAGAAGCCAAAGGTCTCGATTTCGAGCTAGACGTTGTTGAAGGCATGCAGTTTGACCGCGGTTATCTCTCGCCTTACTTCATCACCAATCCGGACAAGATGATTGCGGACCTCGAAAATCCATACATCCTGATCCACGAGAAAAAACTCACCAACCTGCAGCCTATGCTCCCGATTCTGGAAGCTGTTGTGCAAGCCGGACGGCCTTTGCTGATTATCGCTGAAGATATTGAAGGCGAAGCGCTTGCTACTCTGGTCGTAAACAAGCTGCGCGGCGGTCTGAAAATTGCAGCGGTGAAAGCACCTGGTTTCGGTGATCGCCGCAAAGCGATGCTCGAAGATATCGCGATCCTCACCAAAGGTGAAATGATCTCCGAAGATCTCGGCATCAAGCTGGAAAGCGTTACACTGGGCATGCTTGGTGAAGCCAAGAACGTCACGATCGACAAAGACAACACCACCATCGTGGACGGTGCTGGCAAGTCGAAAGACATCAAGGCGCGTGTGGAAGCGATCCGTAACCAGATCGAATCAACCACTTCCGATTATGACAAAGAAAAACTGCAAGAACGTCTGGCGAAACTCGCTGGCGGTGTTGCTGTGATCAAAGTCGGCGGCGCGACCGAAATCGAAGTGAAAGAGAAGAAAGACCGTGTCGACGATGCGCTGCACGCAACCCGTGCTGCTGTTGAAGAAGGCATTGTCCCAGGCGGCGGTGCTGCGCTTCTCTATGCTACTTCAGCCCTTAAAGGCTTGGAAGGCATCAACGAAGACCAGACCCGCGGCATCGACATTGTTCGTAAAGCGCTGCAGTCTCCCGTTCGCCAGATTGCTGAAAATGCCGGTTTTGACGGCGCGGTTGTTGCTGGCAAAATGCTCGACCAGAAGAGCAAGGAATTCGGCTTTAACGCATCAACCGATGTGTACGAAGATCTTGTGAAAGCTGGCGTGATCGATCCAACCAAGGTTGTGCGCGCTGCTTTGCAGGATGCGTCTTCGGTTGCCGGTCTGCTGATCACCACCGAAGCAGCTGTTGCCGAACTGCCAGAAGACAAGTCTTCTGGCGGCGGCATGCCTGACATGGGCGGCATGGGCGGCATGGGCGGCGGAATGGGTTTCTAA
- a CDS encoding co-chaperone GroES: protein MKFRPLHDRVLVRRIEADSKTSGGIIIPDSAQEKPSEGKVVAVGKGLKDDNGKVTGLDVKKGDSILFGKWSGTEVTVEGEDLIIMKESDILGIIE, encoded by the coding sequence ATGAAATTTCGTCCATTACATGACCGTGTACTGGTTCGCCGCATCGAGGCCGATTCAAAGACCTCTGGCGGAATCATCATTCCGGATAGTGCGCAGGAAAAGCCTTCCGAAGGTAAAGTTGTCGCAGTAGGCAAAGGCCTGAAAGACGACAACGGCAAAGTTACCGGCCTTGATGTTAAAAAGGGTGACAGCATCCTTTTCGGCAAATGGTCCGGCACCGAAGTCACCGTTGAAGGCGAAGACCTGATCATCATGAAGGAAAGCGATATTCTCGGAATCATCGAGTAG